The Eublepharis macularius isolate TG4126 chromosome 3, MPM_Emac_v1.0, whole genome shotgun sequence genome has a window encoding:
- the CNGA4 gene encoding cyclic nucleotide-gated cation channel alpha-4, which yields MRNGKERAGSTAPFSTGPTSKGRTRNWEPGGQGDQTRMDASGGLAGFLAAPSGWGGGHPASSRPRFPLGSTPSAAGWLLLCPKRHSGKGPGVKQQILDPAGDCYSSWLNIMIVPVMYNWIILICRSCFPDLQHKYLLLWLSLDYFCDLLYLVDIGVHFHTGFLEQGILIRDRSRISRRYVRSSAFLWDLLSVLPTDLFYLWLGMGRPAVRANRFLRTPRLFEAFDRIETRTAHPNSFRITKLMLYIFITIHWNSCIYFALSSFIGYGADEWVYPNTSLPGFDRLVRQYLYSFYFSTLILTTVGDTPMPHREEEYLFMAADFLLAVMGFATIMGSMTSVISNMNQADAAFYPNYDLVKGYMLTRRVNRRLQHRVVRWYQHLQMNKKMTNELAILQHLPERLRAEVAVSVHLPTLRKVQIFQNCEQSLLEELVLKLRPQVYSPGEYVCKKGDIGREMYFIREGQLAVVADDGVTQYAVLGEGLYFGEISIINIKGNKSGNRRTANIKSIGFSDLFCLSKEDLTEVLAEFPNAKTTLEAKGREILLKMDKLDVNAEAAEIAQQAEEERRTAALEEGLDVLQTKLARILAGLESSAFKMALRLERLEWQMREWGEEETQEPGHGEGTEP from the exons ATGAGGAATGGGAAGGAACGGGCAGGGTCAACAGCACCTTTCTCAACCGGCCCAACATCCAAGGGCAGGACAAGGAACTGGGAGCCGGGTGGGCAGGGAGATCAGACACGGATGGATGCCTCGGGAGGACTCGCCGGCTTCTTAGCAGCCCCAagcggctgggggggggggcaccccgcGTCCTCCCGGCCACGCTTCCCACTTGGGTCAACaccctcagctgctggctggctcCTGCTCTGCCCAAAAAGGCACTCTGG CAAGGGCCCTGGTGTCAAGCAGCAGATCTTGGACCCAGCAGGGGACTGCTACTCCTCGTGGCTCAACATCATGATCGTTCCCGTCATGTACAACTGGATCATTCTCATCTGCAG GTCCTGCTTTCCAGACCTCCAGCACAAGTACCTGCTGCTCTGGCTGAGCTTGGATTACTTCTGCGACCTCCTCTACCTGGTGGACATTGGGGTGCATTTCCACACTG GATTCCTGGAACAAGGGATCCTCATTCGCGACCGCTCACGGATCTCTCGGCGCTATGTGCGCTCTTCCGCCTTCCTCTGGGATCTCCTCTCGGTGCTTCCCACGGACCTCTTTTACCTGTGGCTGGGCATGGGCAGGCCAGCCGTCCGAGCCAACCGCTTCCTTCGGACCCCTCGGCTTTTTGAGGCCTTTGACAGGATTGAGACGCGCACGGCGCACCCCAACTCTTTCCGCATCACCAAGCTGATGCTGTACATCTTTATCACCATCCACTGGAACAGCTGCATCTACTTTGCCCTCTCCAGCTTCATTGGCTACGGGGCAGACGAGTGGGTGTACCCCAACACCAGCCTCCCTGGCTTCGACCGGCTCGTGCGCCAGTACCTCTACAGCTTCTACTTCTCCACCCTCATCCTGACCACCGTGGGCGACACGCCCATGCCGCACCGGGAGGAGGAATACCTCTTCATGGCGGCAGACTTCCTCCTGGCCGTGATGGGCTTTGCCACCATCATGGGGAGCATGACGTCCGTCATCTCCAACATGAACCAAGCAGACGCTGCCTTCTACCCCAACTACGACTTGGTGAAGGGCTACATGCTCACGCGTCGGGTCAACCGCCGGCTGCAGCACCGCGTGGTCCGCTGGTACCAGCACCTGCAGATGAACAAAAAGATGACCAATGAGCTGGCGATCCTGCAGCACCTCCCGGAGCGCCTGCGGGCCGAGGTGGCGGTCAGCGTgcacctgcccaccctccgcAAAGTCCAGATATTTCAGAACTGCGAGCAGAGCCTGCTGGAGGAGCTGGTGCTGAAGCTCAGGCCCCAGGTCTACAGCCCGGGCGAGTACGTGTGCAAGAAGGGAGACATCGGCCGGGAGATGTACTTCATCCGGGAGGGGCAGCTGGCGGTGGTGGCCGACGACGGAGTGACCCAGTATGCTGTCCTGGGGGAGGGGCTCTACTTCGGAGAGATCAGCATCATCAACATCAAAG GGAACAAGTCTGGGAATCGGCGCACTGCCAACATTAAGAGCATTGGGTTCTCGGACCTCTTCTGCCTGTCCAAGGAGGATCTGACAGAAGTGCTGGCCGAGTTccccaatgccaagaccacgctgGAGGCCAAGGGCCGTGAGATCCTGCTGAAGATGGACAAGCTGGACGTCAACGCGGAGGCCGCAGAAATTGCCCAGCAGGCGGAGGAAGAGCGGCGGACGGCGGCCCTGGAGGAGGGCCTGGACGTGCTGCAGACAAAGCTCGCGCGAATCCTGGCCGGGCTGGAGTCCAGCGCCTTCAAGATGGCCCTGCGCCTGGAGCGCCTGGAGTGGCAGATGCGTGAGTGGGGCGAGGAGGAGACGCAGGAGCCGGGCCACGGGGAGGGCACAGAGCCTTGA